The Setaria viridis chromosome 2, Setaria_viridis_v4.0, whole genome shotgun sequence DNA window CTCCCATGTTTTCGTGTGGTGGCGTCAGCCTCAGAAATAGATTTCATCAGACGTTTAATTTGATGGCTAATGCAGAAAAGGAAATGAgcattgccttttttttttcaggcagGGGGGCAAGGAAAAATGTAGTGAAATTTGCAGTTCCGGTGCTTTTGGCAAGTGTTCTTATACCCATATGCATCTTCATATGTTTTCCCAAGTTCAAAGGTAAATTATAGATTTCTTTATATCTACCAGTTCCATTACAATATGCGCAACAATTAACACTTGTGCGTTCCTCATGAGAGAAGAAATGCTGAAGAAAATCAACGGGGAAAATAGCAAGAGGCGAGCAATGCGAGTTTTGAGTATTTCTGATGAACTAGGGCATGAAATCCCTGCCCAAGATCTTGAGCTCCCATTCATGAGATATAATGATATACTAATTGCAACGGATAACTTCTCTGAAGCGTCAATGATTGGGAAAGGAGGTTTCGGCAAAGTTTACAAAGTAGGTCACCTAGTGGTAGTTTTTTGCTGTTCACATTCACAAGTTgctgaaaaaaaattgcatattgaattggtttttttttttccttcgaaGACTACTAACATACGAAGAACCTCTTACAATTCTGAAGGGAGTGTTAGGTTGTCGGGAAGTTGCTGTCAAAAGGCTTAGTATTGGTTCCAAGCAGGGATTAGTGGAGTTCAGAAATGAGGTACTATTGATTGCCAAGCTACAGCACAGAAATCTTGTTCGACTTATCGGCTGTTGCATGGAAGGAGATGAAAAACTGTTGGTCTATGAGTATTTGCCCAACAAGAGCTTGGATGCTACTCTATTCAGTATGTTCTAGTATCTCTCCACAAGCTGCCCAGATAGTGCTGAAAAACCAGTTCATCTTGCTCATGAAATGTGGCTCATGTGCAGGCAGTACAAGAAAATCAGTGCTGGATTGGTCCATGCGATTCAAGATAATCAAAGGAGTTGCTCGAGGACTTCTTTACCtccatcaagattcaagactgACAATCATCCACAGAGATCTTAAGTCGAGCAACATTTTGCTGGATGGAACCATGAACCCAAAGATATCAGACTTCGGCATGGCAAGAATCTTTGGTgacaatcaagaacaagcaaaCACTAAGCGGGTCGTCGGAACATAGTAAGTTCCATTCAATTATTTTGATCAAATTAACGTTTCATTGAACCTGTTGCAATGACTAATGTTTTCAACCCATACTGGTCAATTTAGTGGCTACATGGCTCCTGAATATGCTATGGAGGGCATCTTTTCTGTGAAGTCTGATGTCTATAGCTTCGGCGTATTGCTCTTGGAGATTATAAGTGGTGTTAGGATAAGTTCCACTGATTACATTGAAGACTTCCCAAATCTTATAGTCTATGTAAGTATTATTATACTTTATGAATTCTACACAAGATTTGAAAATCTCAAAGTTGATATTCTAGGGAGGAGTATAAATGGAAACACCAATCTCAAAGTTAAGGGGCTCAAATGAATCTGCATGATGTTTGTTACAGGCATGGAACCTATGGCATGATGGTAAGGCAGAGACTATGATAGATTCATGTGTTGTGTCAGGTTGCATTGTGGATGAAGCTATGCTTTGTATCCATGTAGCACTACTGTGTGTTCAGGAAAACCTGAATGATCGGCCAACCATGTCGTCTGTTGTGCGTATCTTGGATAATGGAAGCAAGTCACTTCAGGCGCCAAATAGGCCTGCATATTTTGCAGAAAGGAATAATGAAGCAGAGCAGACAGGAGACAGCGCCAAGAACTCTAACAACACTGTGACTCTTACAGTTCTGGAGGGACGATAGAGCAATCTTGGTGTGAGTCAGATATGATGGCGGTGCCGGGCGAGAGCCTCTCGCCTGGGGCAAGCTTGTCATCGGAAGTGCACAAGGCCGGCAAGAGGAGGAAGGCTGCGATGCAGATAGAAACGGAATTCATGGAGGCAGACTCGCTTTGGTGCTACGTTGTGAACGAGAAATCTTCCTGAGAGTTGTAGTGGAGATGCAAGTGAGCAGCTGACTACTTGGAACTTGGAAGTCTTTGGTTCGTGCGCAATGATGCAACACTTTTAACATTTTCTCGTAGATCATATGTAATGGAGTTGAATAACCTAGTACATTAGCAGTTCAGTTGTACACATCGAAGCAGTTGTTACTTTGCCTCTTTTTAGAGTTGTTAATGTAGCATTCGCTTCGCTGCCTATTGTGTGGATCGCCTGCCATTTTAAAGTGTCGCTGATGTACTCTGTCACTAAGTATGTTGTCAGCTATGGGTCGCTGTTGGATCGGACTTACAGCCGCCCCCCAAGTGTGGGATCTGATCATTTAAAATGACCGCCGTCTGATGGTAATTGGTTTGGGTCATCTCTGATTAGGTTGCAGTACGAACAAAGCTTTCTGATAAACAGACGTGACTCTATATGCTTTCAAGTGGGGATTTAGTCGCAGTCGGTGTTAACACTACTGTATTGGATACAAACCTTATCGGACCAAGACGAAAGAGCTGATATGACCGACTATCGGTGATAATTATAATTATAAATTTCGgtgattcaaatttgaaaagaGGAGGATATCTCTGCAGCTAAAAAAGCAAAACTGAGTAAAAAAAATTTCGGTCCGCCATCCATCCTTTCGCCCGTCCGTTGCCTCCATTCGCGTTCGCGCTGATCGCGTACGCCGTCGATCCGATCGAGCCCTTCCGACGTCCCTCACCTTCCCACCACAATCGCGCCTTCAACAGTGACCCTCCGATCCAACCCCACGCGCCCTCCCTCATCGCCTCACGCAGCCATCGCCGCCGTCTCGCCTCCGCCATCGACGCCGTCTCGCCTCCGCCATCGACCACGCCATCGCCTCGACCacgcgccgccatcgcctccaCCCCGCGCCATCGTCTCCTCCAACACACGCCGCTGTCTCATCCAACTGGGGGCTGAGGTCTCCTCCGACCCAACGCCATCATCTCCTACGGCCCGGCACCGAGGTCTCCTCCAATCCGGCGCCGCCCTCTCCCCCAACCCTGTCGTCGCCGCCTGGATCATCTGTACGTGTCCACCCTTGCGGCCGtcctccgcggcgccgcccgacTGCTGCCACCATAGGTTCGGTGGCCCCTAGACGCCGATGAAGTGGGCACTCGCCCTACATCCCATCCCAGCGCGGGAGCGGCCGTCGGAGAGGGAGGTCGGTTCCCTTTGTCGCTGCCGCTCAGCCTCAATTGACTGGTAAGAGTAAAGCTTTTTCCTCAATCATCCTCCAGTTGTGATTATACACTACTACTACGGCTCATCCTCAATTAGTCTCCATATTCATGAATCAGAAAGCGCAAAGCGCATATTTGTTGGTTACTTGATTAAAGCATTCCTCATCATAGGGAAAATGTTAATCTATAACCGAAGGACTGCATTGCTCTTGATGTGAACCTGCATACATTTCTATAACTGAAGGATTAGCTGCAGAAAAGGATTCTCAGGTTTCTCCATTGTATAAAACCAGTCGCGCAGAGTATTGCTTTTGGTGTTTGGAAATAGATATATGGAGGCTATTCTTTTTTCTCACTATTCTACAGAGGTTTAGAAAACCTATTGTTGTGAACATAAGCATATTCCTGTTACTGTTTAAAGTAAATGTGCTATTCAGAACAGTCATGAGGTTTAGAAAAtcaacatgtttgggacttCCTTGAACGCAAAAGGAATTATTCAATCTTGCATTTTCTAACATACAATCCCTTCGTTCTCACCAGGAAAAATATCGTGCTGTCCGGTTCAACCTAAACTTGTGGTCATCAGGCAGAAGGTTTGCAAATGGGAGACTGAACATCACTTTCCCTCTACTTCTTAAATTTGATTTATGATCAAACTAGCCTGAAAACACAAAAAATGACTCAAATAAACAGATGACTAATGAGGTCGGAAGGTCATTGTTTGCTAATGCTGGAGAACTGGGAGTGCCAGTTGGAATAATGGTGATGAAGGTAAAAAATGCATTCCTCTATTAGATGTATGTGCACTTACTATTGGACTTTGGGATTCCGACAGCAAGAATAATGTAGCAATATGTTCACATCGtaaagaggagaagaagggctCACATTCGAACAAAGATTCACATATTATATATTGTCAGGTTGTGCAATTCTAGAGCCAGAAGAACTGAGTAAACTAATAGTCCAGACAAATGCGAACTTTTAGCCCTGTTAGTTACACAAGTCACTTGTTACATGAGCTTCATGAAAATCCTGTCTGcatcttttttgcaaaataaaattGTATGAATAGGCTCCTTGAATATAAAGCAACAGGGACTTAATTATGCTCTTTGTTACAAAGTTAGAATTATATAATTATTCCTTGTTGTTCTTGTGTATGCAGGGAATTATTCTATATATTCAGGAAATAGATGTTGTGGACAACTTCTTTGGCAAGAAGTTCCACTGCAGGAACAAGGGCCCACCTCCTCCAGGAGATGCTAGTTAGTTTAGATtcagattagagatagagttggaatTAGTTGGGATTTTGTAAGCCGGCCCATTATATAAGAGTCCTGATGCTTTAGATTAGGTTTAAGCAGAAGATAAACCTCAGAGCTCAGAGCCTCCTAGGGAGGGCGAGCAGATTGTTTATCAATCTGCTCATCATGTTCTTAGTCAATCAACTAGCCATATCAATAGAGGAGCTCTGTAGGGATATTCCTGAAACTACTGTTATTCTTGATCATATGGCTTTCTGCAAGCCACCAACGTAAACTTGTGTTTTTGCTTGTTCATAGTCTGTGTGAATGTAGTCATATGAAGCTATAGCCTGTAGTAGCTTATATTGCATTACAATACAAGGACAACTAAGAAGAGAGGGCATTCTCATTATTTCTAAACTTATCCAGATTCCCACAGGTAATCTCCAAAACCTCTTTATTTTGTCCATTGGCAGATCAATGTGGTCATGGAAAAAAACAGTTTTTATTGTGCAAATGAGCCTTTTTCAGTACCAGCTGACATTAGCACCCTCAGATTTTGTTGTCAGAGATCCAGGGGCAGTAACACTATTTTGTGAGGGGCAATACCTAACCTGATTTATTGTCAAGTAATGGCATCAAGAATAAAGTGCCAGATTGTAGAAGTTGTGCAGTTAATTCCATTCCTTCTATTTCTGTAACATTATACTTGCTCTAATGCCATGATGCGTTACTTCAAAAGTTTATGTCAAATATAGTGCTCTTTTCCGCATCTCAAGCGAAGCATATCCATATGAAGATACTGCTCAGCTTCTTTCCCGTGTGATATCTAACTATGGAGCCAATCGAATAATGTGGGAACAGTGAATTTGCATACCCACTGATAGTTTCAATTGGTCATAGACTCTAACAGTGCCTATGAGAAACCACTCTCAGTTAACTGATAGCATGCTCTGAAGTGTCGGATTAGCAAATTTGTCCGGTTTgcttaaaaaaaagatggtgTAGTGTAGTGTAGTGTTGCTGGTAGGATAATATATTCCGGAGGAGCTAAATCAAGATTTTGTGTTCCTGCAATGATCTGTGCCATCACACCAACTTGCTGGATATGTGTTTGTTGTAATGTTTTAGAATAAATATATTCTGCATTATCTTTAACTCTAACAGGCTTCTACTCTGTAGCTGTTTTGCAGATTGCAGCAAGACTAATGTCCAGTGTGGACATACAGTCCAACTCTGCAAGGGAAAGTATACTGTATTAAGCATCCTATCATTGCAATTATTCTAATTTAGTTTTGCTGTGCACTAGATTTACTTAATCAAAACCTTATTTTCCTTTACTACTGAGATATGTAACCAGATCATGAAGATGCGATACCAGATGTACACTGACATTGCTTTCAGCCAAGTATTTAGTACAGGAAATTTCCCATGATGATACCCTGGCTATTTGTGCACTGGCAATGATCCCTCGATACCTTAAAGG harbors:
- the LOC140221936 gene encoding uncharacterized protein, translated to MTNEVGRSLFANAGELGVPVGIMVMKGIILYIQEIDELCRDIPETTVILDHMAFCKPPTSMWSWKKTVFIVQMSLFQYQLTLAPSDFVVRDPGAVTLFFYVKYSALFRISSEAYPYEDTAQLLSRVISNYGANRIMWGSDYPFIMNIYTYETCSCWRSSHQLLRIEED